From Silene latifolia isolate original U9 population unplaced genomic scaffold, ASM4854445v1 scaffold_75, whole genome shotgun sequence, one genomic window encodes:
- the LOC141640250 gene encoding mitogen-activated protein kinase kinase kinase 5 isoform X2, producing MLMPQLSSSSSSASSPTDNSNHKRRLTRAKQLRHLRDCDVKHLEFFLNSPTQHRHAAADNSSPPPSQPLPLPELSALLSSADKLVKERRRSKLKPLKSDCFRLPSPATILDRPSETTAWGVPHYGRRSVDMQQRLDAPPRVDSQRLLDTHHSVQRAETWSSRNVHQKTTIADQAQKNLCIDISSSSAPTSANTSPMVSPQRTLDGDLFSLYNEEPKRWSELAIPAGLPYTTREERNVVGCESNVVRCLSHHNSMFHIEPIKGLKPTRKSTSGPSSPRHPKLNIEISSFHNNSNLLMNVHPLPLPPPPASFGQASSIPQVATKSEHSPVKNQWTKGKLIGRGTFGSVYAATNRETGALCAMKEVELCSDDPKSQECMRQLEQEIKVLSHLKHPNIVQYYGSEIADDKFYIYLEYVYPGSINKYVHEHCGAITEAVVRNFTRHICSGLAYLHGRKTIHRDIKGANLLVDSSGVVKLADFGMAKHLTGQAAELSMKGSPYWMAPELMQSVLQKDNRSVLALAVDIWSLGCTVIEMLTGKPPWSEYEGAAAMFKVLKESPAIPETLSSEGKDFLNCCFRRNPADRPSASKLLEHSFLKNYQQLDVPNFGPTLSFNKLTDKAHSPRDIYHHKPDKVPMSPDRRVMSGKGGISENSVLPHPEINDTTKGRRHSPRSILEPVTSLSPPRLGPVPKHVVSLNTSTGMTSGANRNVFSGKLQA from the exons ATGTTAATGCCTCAATTGTCGTCATCCTCGTCATCAGCATCATCTCCGACAGATAATAGTAATCATAAACGGCGATTAACCAGAGCAAAGCAACTGCGTCACCTCCGTGACTGCGACGTTAAACACTTGGAATTCTTTCTCAATTCTCCCACTCAACACCGACACGCCGCTGCAGATAATTCTTCTCCGCCGCCATCTCAGCCACTTCCGCTACCGGAATTGTCCGCGCTACTCTCCAGTGCGGATAAACTCGTCAAAGAGAGACGGAGATCCAAGTTGAAGCCGCTCAAATCTGATTGTTTTCGCCTCCCTTCGCCCGCCACCATTCTTGATAGGCCATCCGAGACTACTGCGTG GGGGGTACCACACTATGGTAGGCGAAGTGTTGATATGCAACAAAGGCTCGATGCTCCGCCTAGAGTTGATTCTCAAAGATTACTTGATACTCACCATAGTGTTCAACGCGCAGAAACATGGTCGTCTAGGAATGTGCACCAAAAGACTACAATTGCAGATCAAGCCCAAAAAAACCTGTGCATAGACATTAGCTCTAGCAGTGCTCCAACAAGTGCTAACACCAGTCCCATGGTTAGCCCACAAAGAACTCTTGATGGGGACTTGTTTTCATTATATAACGAGGAGCCTAAGCGTTGGTCTGAACTAGCTATACCCGCAGGTCTTCCATACACAACCCGGGAAGAAAGAAATGTGGTTGGTTGTGAGAGCAATGTCGTTAGGTGTCTTAGTCATCATAACTCTATGTTCCACATTGAACCAATAAAGGGCCTGAAACCAACCCGAAAAAGCACCAGTGGACCTTCATCTCCTAGGCATCCTAAATTGAATATTGAGATATCTTCCTTTCATAATAACAGTAACTTATTAATGAACGTCCACCCATTACCTCTTCCTCCCCCCCCTGCTTCATTTGGTCAGGCATCTTCTATTCCTCAAGTCGCCACTAAATCCGAACACTCTCCAGTGAAAAATCAATGGACTAAAGGGAAGCTCATTGGGCGCGGAACGTTTGGGAGTGTTTATGCTGCGACCAACCG AGAAACAGGTGCGTTGTGTGCTATGAAAGAAGTTGAGTTATGCTCTGATGATCCAAAGTCTCAAGAGTGCATGAGACAACTAGAGCAG GAAATCAAAGTTCTTAGCCATCTAAAGCATCCAAACATTGTGCAGTACTATGGTAGTGAGATA GCAGATGACAAGTTTTACATATACTTGGAGTATGTTTACCCAGGTTCCATCAATAAGTATGTCCATGAACATTGTGGGGCTATCACAGAAGCAGTTGTTCGAAACTTCACACGTCATATTTGTTCTGGTTTAGCTTATTTGCATGGTCGAAAGACTATACATAG GGACATTAAAGGGGCAAACTTACTTGTTGATTCATCAGGAGTTGTCAAGCTTGCAGATTTTGGGATGGCAAAACAT CTTACTGGACAAGCAGCTGAACTTTCTATGAAAGGAAGTCCATACTGGATGGCTCCAGAG CTCATGCAGTCCGTACTGCAGAAAGATAACCGTTCTGTTCTGGCTCTGGCTGTTGATATCTGGAGTTTGGGTTGTACTGTCATTGAGATGCTAACTGGGAAGCCCCCATGGAGTGAATATGAAGGA GCTGCTGCAATGTTCAAGGTCTTGAAAGAATCCCCAGCTATTCCTGAAACTCTGTCCTCTGAAGGAAAGGATTTCCTGAATTGTTGCTTTCGTCGGAATCCTGCAGACAGGCCTTCGGCTAGCAAGCTTTTGGAGCATTCCTTTTTGAAGAACTATCAGCAACTGGATGTTCCAAATTTCGGCCCAACTCTGAGTTTTAATAAACTCACG GATAAAGCACATAGCCCTAGAGACATTTACCATCACAAGCCCGATAAAGTGCCAATGTCCCCCGACAGAAGGGTGATGAGCGGAAAAGGCGGCATCAG TGAGAATAGCGTGCTACCTCATCCTGAAATAAACGACACAACAAAAGGCCGTCGTCATTCACCAAGATCTATTCTGGAGCCTGTAACAAGTCTATCCCCTCCACGGTTGGGCCCTGTCCCAAAACATGTGGTTTCACTGAATACCTCAACTGGAATGACTTCAGGTGCCAACAGGAATGTCTTTTCTGGAAAGCTGCAGGCGTGA
- the LOC141640250 gene encoding mitogen-activated protein kinase kinase kinase 5 isoform X1, whose protein sequence is MLMPQLSSSSSSASSPTDNSNHKRRLTRAKQLRHLRDCDVKHLEFFLNSPTQHRHAAADNSSPPPSQPLPLPELSALLSSADKLVKERRRSKLKPLKSDCFRLPSPATILDRPSETTACRGVPHYGRRSVDMQQRLDAPPRVDSQRLLDTHHSVQRAETWSSRNVHQKTTIADQAQKNLCIDISSSSAPTSANTSPMVSPQRTLDGDLFSLYNEEPKRWSELAIPAGLPYTTREERNVVGCESNVVRCLSHHNSMFHIEPIKGLKPTRKSTSGPSSPRHPKLNIEISSFHNNSNLLMNVHPLPLPPPPASFGQASSIPQVATKSEHSPVKNQWTKGKLIGRGTFGSVYAATNRETGALCAMKEVELCSDDPKSQECMRQLEQEIKVLSHLKHPNIVQYYGSEIADDKFYIYLEYVYPGSINKYVHEHCGAITEAVVRNFTRHICSGLAYLHGRKTIHRDIKGANLLVDSSGVVKLADFGMAKHLTGQAAELSMKGSPYWMAPELMQSVLQKDNRSVLALAVDIWSLGCTVIEMLTGKPPWSEYEGAAAMFKVLKESPAIPETLSSEGKDFLNCCFRRNPADRPSASKLLEHSFLKNYQQLDVPNFGPTLSFNKLTDKAHSPRDIYHHKPDKVPMSPDRRVMSGKGGISENSVLPHPEINDTTKGRRHSPRSILEPVTSLSPPRLGPVPKHVVSLNTSTGMTSGANRNVFSGKLQA, encoded by the exons ATGTTAATGCCTCAATTGTCGTCATCCTCGTCATCAGCATCATCTCCGACAGATAATAGTAATCATAAACGGCGATTAACCAGAGCAAAGCAACTGCGTCACCTCCGTGACTGCGACGTTAAACACTTGGAATTCTTTCTCAATTCTCCCACTCAACACCGACACGCCGCTGCAGATAATTCTTCTCCGCCGCCATCTCAGCCACTTCCGCTACCGGAATTGTCCGCGCTACTCTCCAGTGCGGATAAACTCGTCAAAGAGAGACGGAGATCCAAGTTGAAGCCGCTCAAATCTGATTGTTTTCGCCTCCCTTCGCCCGCCACCATTCTTGATAGGCCATCCGAGACTACTGCGTG TAGGGGGGTACCACACTATGGTAGGCGAAGTGTTGATATGCAACAAAGGCTCGATGCTCCGCCTAGAGTTGATTCTCAAAGATTACTTGATACTCACCATAGTGTTCAACGCGCAGAAACATGGTCGTCTAGGAATGTGCACCAAAAGACTACAATTGCAGATCAAGCCCAAAAAAACCTGTGCATAGACATTAGCTCTAGCAGTGCTCCAACAAGTGCTAACACCAGTCCCATGGTTAGCCCACAAAGAACTCTTGATGGGGACTTGTTTTCATTATATAACGAGGAGCCTAAGCGTTGGTCTGAACTAGCTATACCCGCAGGTCTTCCATACACAACCCGGGAAGAAAGAAATGTGGTTGGTTGTGAGAGCAATGTCGTTAGGTGTCTTAGTCATCATAACTCTATGTTCCACATTGAACCAATAAAGGGCCTGAAACCAACCCGAAAAAGCACCAGTGGACCTTCATCTCCTAGGCATCCTAAATTGAATATTGAGATATCTTCCTTTCATAATAACAGTAACTTATTAATGAACGTCCACCCATTACCTCTTCCTCCCCCCCCTGCTTCATTTGGTCAGGCATCTTCTATTCCTCAAGTCGCCACTAAATCCGAACACTCTCCAGTGAAAAATCAATGGACTAAAGGGAAGCTCATTGGGCGCGGAACGTTTGGGAGTGTTTATGCTGCGACCAACCG AGAAACAGGTGCGTTGTGTGCTATGAAAGAAGTTGAGTTATGCTCTGATGATCCAAAGTCTCAAGAGTGCATGAGACAACTAGAGCAG GAAATCAAAGTTCTTAGCCATCTAAAGCATCCAAACATTGTGCAGTACTATGGTAGTGAGATA GCAGATGACAAGTTTTACATATACTTGGAGTATGTTTACCCAGGTTCCATCAATAAGTATGTCCATGAACATTGTGGGGCTATCACAGAAGCAGTTGTTCGAAACTTCACACGTCATATTTGTTCTGGTTTAGCTTATTTGCATGGTCGAAAGACTATACATAG GGACATTAAAGGGGCAAACTTACTTGTTGATTCATCAGGAGTTGTCAAGCTTGCAGATTTTGGGATGGCAAAACAT CTTACTGGACAAGCAGCTGAACTTTCTATGAAAGGAAGTCCATACTGGATGGCTCCAGAG CTCATGCAGTCCGTACTGCAGAAAGATAACCGTTCTGTTCTGGCTCTGGCTGTTGATATCTGGAGTTTGGGTTGTACTGTCATTGAGATGCTAACTGGGAAGCCCCCATGGAGTGAATATGAAGGA GCTGCTGCAATGTTCAAGGTCTTGAAAGAATCCCCAGCTATTCCTGAAACTCTGTCCTCTGAAGGAAAGGATTTCCTGAATTGTTGCTTTCGTCGGAATCCTGCAGACAGGCCTTCGGCTAGCAAGCTTTTGGAGCATTCCTTTTTGAAGAACTATCAGCAACTGGATGTTCCAAATTTCGGCCCAACTCTGAGTTTTAATAAACTCACG GATAAAGCACATAGCCCTAGAGACATTTACCATCACAAGCCCGATAAAGTGCCAATGTCCCCCGACAGAAGGGTGATGAGCGGAAAAGGCGGCATCAG TGAGAATAGCGTGCTACCTCATCCTGAAATAAACGACACAACAAAAGGCCGTCGTCATTCACCAAGATCTATTCTGGAGCCTGTAACAAGTCTATCCCCTCCACGGTTGGGCCCTGTCCCAAAACATGTGGTTTCACTGAATACCTCAACTGGAATGACTTCAGGTGCCAACAGGAATGTCTTTTCTGGAAAGCTGCAGGCGTGA